The stretch of DNA CCCTTTACCGCTCCCACAAAGCCGTCTTTTGTTCCAAAATCCGTAAGCAAAACTATCAGGCTCAACTGTTTATAACCTGCACCTTATCCCCTTCTTCTATGAAGGCAGAATGAAGTTCTCTAACAGCAAGCTCTCCGTATTTGGCTTCAATTAGACAGGATATTTTTATTTCAGAGGTAGATATTGCCATTATGTTTATGTTGTTTTTGTAAAGCACTTCAAACATCTTCGCAGCAGTTCCGTAGGAGCTTTTCATACCTATGCCCACAACGGATACTTTGGCTACATTGTCGTCCCTTTCTACCCCCTGAGCTCCTATCTCTTTGGCTACTTTCTTAACTATTTCCTCCGCCTTGTCCGCATCCGCCTTATTGACAGTAAAGGACATATCCGTGTAGCCTTGATGGGACACATTCTGCACTATCATATCCACCACTATGTGAGCATCCCCTAAGGCTTTGAATATACTGTAGGCTATACCAGGTCTATCCGGCACCCTCACTACGGTTATGCGGGATTCTTTTGTGTCTAAGGTTATAGCTCTAACTTCTACCTTCTCCATAACTTCATCCTCCGGCACTATCCATGTTCCCTCCTCTTCGGAAAAGGAACTCCTTACGTGTATTCTAACACCATACTTCATGGCAAGCTCAATGCTTCTTGCCTGCATAACCTTTGCTCCAAGGGAAGCCATCTCAAGCATCTCTTCGTAGGAGATGTAAGGTATTTTCCTTGGTTTGGGAACTATTCTTGGGTCTGCGGTAAAGACTCCGGGCACATCCGTGTATATCTCACAGTCTGAATTTAAGGCGTGGGCTAAGGCTACCGCCGAAAGGTCTGAGCCTCCCCTTCCTAAGGTTGTTATCTCCCAATCCTCCGTCACACCTTGAAAGCCCGCTACTACCACCGTGTATCCCTCTTCCAAAAGGTTTTTTATTCTCTGAACCCCTATTTTCTTTATCTTTGCCTTTGTATGGACCTTATCCGTTATTATGGGCACTTGCCATCCGCAAAGACTCACTGCAGGAACACCGAGCTTGTTAAGGGTTAGTGCAAAGAGGGCTATTGCCTGCTGTTCCCCCGTGCTTATGAGCATATCTACCTCCCGCTCCGAAGGAAACTTATCTATCTGTTTTGCCAAATTTATAAGCCTGTCTGTCTCTCCCGCCATAGCAGAGGATACCACCACAACTTTATAGCCTTCCTCTGTCTTTTTGAAGACCCTTCTTGCTGCGTTCTGTATTCTCTCCAGATTCCCTACGGAGGTGCCACCAAACTTCATAACAAGGGTTTTGCTCATGAAGCTTTTATTTTAACAAAGTCGCAAAAGGTTCTCACAGGACACACATCGCACCTTGGCTTTACTGGTCTGCAGATCGTCTGCCCAAAGGCTACCAAAAGCCTGTTAAAGTCCATCCAGTATTCTTTTGGCAATATCTGAGTTAGCGCCTTCTCTGTCTGCTCTGGAGTTTTTGTGTTTACGAGCTTCCAGCGGTTGCATATGCGATGCACGTGCGTATCCACACCTATGGCTGGCTTTCCGAATGCTTCCACAAGGACTATGTTTGCTACCTTCCTTCCCACTCCTTTCAGCTTCAGAAGCCCCTCAAGGGTGTTAGGCACCTCACCGTTGAACTCTTCTTTAATTTGTAAAGCAATCTGCTTAAGGTATTTTGCCTTGTTTTTGTAAAAGCCCACAGGATACAGCAAGCCTTCAAGCTCCTTTTGGTCTATTTCCAAAAGATCATCCAAGCTCTTTACTCTTTCAAAAAGCCTTTTACAAACTTCGGCAGTTGTTTCGTCCTTTGTGCGAGTAGAAAGAAGGGTGCATATGAGAGATCTCAAAGGA from Thermocrinis sp. encodes:
- a CDS encoding aspartate kinase, whose protein sequence is MSKTLVMKFGGTSVGNLERIQNAARRVFKKTEEGYKVVVVSSAMAGETDRLINLAKQIDKFPSEREVDMLISTGEQQAIALFALTLNKLGVPAVSLCGWQVPIITDKVHTKAKIKKIGVQRIKNLLEEGYTVVVAGFQGVTEDWEITTLGRGGSDLSAVALAHALNSDCEIYTDVPGVFTADPRIVPKPRKIPYISYEEMLEMASLGAKVMQARSIELAMKYGVRIHVRSSFSEEEGTWIVPEDEVMEKVEVRAITLDTKESRITVVRVPDRPGIAYSIFKALGDAHIVVDMIVQNVSHQGYTDMSFTVNKADADKAEEIVKKVAKEIGAQGVERDDNVAKVSVVGIGMKSSYGTAAKMFEVLYKNNINIMAISTSEIKISCLIEAKYGELAVRELHSAFIEEGDKVQVINS
- the nth gene encoding endonuclease III, which encodes MELQELKKVIQILRREYDHLNAPIEKLKAQKRGDPLRSLICTLLSTRTKDETTAEVCKRLFERVKSLDDLLEIDQKELEGLLYPVGFYKNKAKYLKQIALQIKEEFNGEVPNTLEGLLKLKGVGRKVANIVLVEAFGKPAIGVDTHVHRICNRWKLVNTKTPEQTEKALTQILPKEYWMDFNRLLVAFGQTICRPVKPRCDVCPVRTFCDFVKIKAS